The Cyanobacteriota bacterium DNA segment TGCGTTCACTTCCACAACCACACCACCCACATCCCTCAGGGGACGAGAAATATCGGGGGTAACAATATCAATACCGGCGATGTCCAAACCAATGATTTTGGCTATACGCTCTGCCATCCACACATTTTCTGGGTGAATGTCATCGGTACGATCAACTGCGATACCACCTGTGCTTAGGTTTGCTGTTGCCCGTAGGTAACAAATTTCTCCCGCAGGCAGTACTGAATCCAAGGTATAGCCCTGTCGCTCTAGTAGTTGCCATGTGGTGCGATCGACTTCAATTTTAGTCAACACATTATCGTGGCCTTCACCCCGGTTAGGATCTTGATTGGTCTCTTCAATCAAGGCAGCAATAGTAGAGTGTCCATCACCGATTACATGGGCTGGAATACGCTCTGCTACAGCAACTACCTTGCCATTGACTACCAGCACTCGGTGATCGCTGCCAGGATAGAACCGTTCGACAATTACACCACGAGAAACTTCCTTAGCAGCATCATAGGCGGCCTCTGCCTGCTCCCAAGTTTCAATATTGATGGTAATGCCGCGTCCGTGGTTACCATCCAGAGGCTTAATCACGATTGGATAACCACCAACATCCTCGATCGCCTGCTCTAGCTCGTCCAGATAGTAGATCAATGCTCCACGGGGCACAGGGATACCCAACTCACTCAAGATACGTTTGGTTCCTTCTTTATCGCTAGCTAGTTCTACCCCTAGGATGCCAGTCTGATTACTCAGCGTAGCTTGAATGCGCTTTTGGTAAACACCATTTCCTAGTTGGATCAGCGATCGAGTACTCAGTGGATACCAGGGAATACCACGCACATCTGCTTCCTTAACGATCGCCTCAGTACTAGGCCCCAAGGCTGCTGCTGCCGCAAACTCGCGTAAATCTCGTAAATCTTGCTCTAGCTCTGCTGCTGGATAAGTACCTGTATCAACAATGCTTTGACAAAGACGAACAGCCGCCCTTGCCGCGTATCGTCCTGCCTGCTCATCAACATACTCAAACACAACTTGGTAAACACCTAACGTTGAGGTTTCTCTAGTGCGTCCAAACCCCACATACATGCCTGCCAAGGTCTGCAACTCCAAGGCCACATGCTCAACAATGTGCCCCATCATGGTACCTTCTTGCACCCGACTCAAAAATCCACCACGGCAACCAGGTGAACAGAAGTGCTCTTCCAAACTAGGCAAAACCCTGACTAACCCTTGATAAAATCCTGAAATTTCATCCGATGGGGACTCTGCTAAATCCTCCAAATCCAATCGCATAACAATCAGCTTGTGGCGACGAATGCTCCAATAGTTGGGGCCGCGTAACGTCTGGATTTTGAGTATCTTCATAACAAGAGAAAAGTGACAAACTCAAGGGCGAAATGTATAAGTAAACAGCCTTACACAAGAGCGATATAGCCAACCTGTCGATAACAGTACAGCAGAGGCAACGTTATCTAGCCTAGTAAGACAGCATATTAAACAGGACTTAACCTAGTCTCAAGGGAA contains these protein-coding regions:
- the cphA gene encoding cyanophycin synthetase, with product MKILKIQTLRGPNYWSIRRHKLIVMRLDLEDLAESPSDEISGFYQGLVRVLPSLEEHFCSPGCRGGFLSRVQEGTMMGHIVEHVALELQTLAGMYVGFGRTRETSTLGVYQVVFEYVDEQAGRYAARAAVRLCQSIVDTGTYPAAELEQDLRDLREFAAAAALGPSTEAIVKEADVRGIPWYPLSTRSLIQLGNGVYQKRIQATLSNQTGILGVELASDKEGTKRILSELGIPVPRGALIYYLDELEQAIEDVGGYPIVIKPLDGNHGRGITINIETWEQAEAAYDAAKEVSRGVIVERFYPGSDHRVLVVNGKVVAVAERIPAHVIGDGHSTIAALIEETNQDPNRGEGHDNVLTKIEVDRTTWQLLERQGYTLDSVLPAGEICYLRATANLSTGGIAVDRTDDIHPENVWMAERIAKIIGLDIAGIDIVTPDISRPLRDVGGVVVEVNA